A single Pedobacter sp. PACM 27299 DNA region contains:
- a CDS encoding helix-turn-helix domain-containing protein: protein MNIIGKNIRQLRQKNGWSQGEVAKRLNISIPAFSKIETGITDINISRLEQIANLFQVSTMDIISKEGENPQSLNFEEINALKDKLALREEEIIKLQKKVIDLYEEIRER from the coding sequence ATGAATATCATTGGAAAAAACATTAGACAATTACGCCAGAAGAACGGCTGGAGCCAAGGGGAAGTGGCCAAACGTCTAAATATTTCAATTCCTGCCTTTTCAAAAATAGAAACTGGTATTACAGATATTAACATCTCCAGATTAGAGCAAATTGCTAACCTATTCCAGGTATCGACGATGGACATTATCTCCAAAGAAGGTGAGAACCCGCAGTCCCTTAATTTTGAAGAAATTAATGCCCTTAAAGATAAACTTGCTTTGAGAGAAGAAGAGATCATTAAACTCCAAAAGAAGGTAATTGATCTTTATGAGGAAATCCGCGAAAGATAG
- the prmA gene encoding 50S ribosomal protein L11 methyltransferase has translation MQYIKVTFSFTAIEEYQQDLLISDLAEIGFNTFEDTENGFAAFIDLDSYSLENLEEVLDSYKEELEITYDITEIAAENWNEEWEKNFEPLIINEQCYVRATFHEPQPQYQYEIVIDPKMAFGTGHHQTTTMMMQYILSTDVHGKNILDMGCGTGILAILAAKKGAASLVAIDNDEVCYLSTLENSELNGITNLTAACGGKETIPQQTFDIILANINRNILLDQIPTYADVLASGGSIFFSGFYESPDLDMIKTACETLQIRYVDHKKIGEWVAAQFRKD, from the coding sequence ATGCAATACATCAAGGTAACATTCAGCTTTACAGCGATAGAAGAATATCAGCAGGATTTGCTGATCAGTGATTTGGCGGAGATTGGCTTTAATACATTTGAAGATACCGAAAATGGCTTTGCCGCATTTATTGACCTGGACAGTTATTCGTTAGAAAATTTAGAGGAAGTGCTGGATAGTTATAAAGAAGAACTGGAAATTACGTACGACATTACAGAGATTGCTGCGGAAAATTGGAATGAGGAGTGGGAGAAGAACTTTGAACCTCTTATTATCAATGAGCAGTGTTATGTAAGGGCGACTTTCCACGAACCTCAGCCACAATATCAATATGAGATTGTGATTGATCCTAAGATGGCTTTTGGTACCGGTCACCATCAAACCACCACCATGATGATGCAATACATTCTGTCTACTGATGTTCATGGGAAAAATATCCTGGATATGGGCTGTGGAACAGGGATTCTTGCAATTTTAGCGGCTAAAAAAGGTGCAGCATCATTGGTCGCGATTGATAACGATGAGGTGTGTTACCTGAGTACCTTAGAAAATTCTGAGCTGAACGGTATTACCAACTTAACCGCTGCCTGCGGTGGTAAGGAAACCATTCCTCAGCAAACTTTCGACATCATTCTGGCAAATATCAATAGAAATATTCTATTGGACCAAATCCCTACTTATGCTGATGTTCTGGCCTCAGGAGGAAGTATTTTCTTCAGTGGGTTTTATGAAAGCCCAGATCTGGATATGATTAAAACAGCCTGTGAAACTTTGCAGATCAGGTATGTTGACCATAAAAAAATAGGAGAATGGGTTGCTGCCCAGTTTAGAAAAGATTAA
- the tpiA gene encoding triose-phosphate isomerase — MTRKKIVAGNWKMNLDYAEGVSLFSEIVNMVRDEKKGDQIAIICSPFIHLNSLAQLGGETVKIGAQNCHQNESGAFTGETSAKMIKSVGCEYVIIGHSERRQYFAETDELLAQKTVIALQNGLTPLFCIGETLDERNNGSYFDVLKSQLVNGVFGLEAADFAKIVIAYEPVWAIGTGLTASSEQAQEVHAFIRAEIATKYGIEIAEGTSILYGGSCNPKNAAELFAQPDIDGGLIGGASLKSRDFTDIVKTFNS; from the coding sequence CAGAAAAAAAATCGTTGCCGGAAATTGGAAAATGAATTTAGACTATGCCGAAGGGGTATCTTTATTCTCAGAAATCGTAAATATGGTAAGAGATGAGAAAAAAGGTGACCAAATCGCCATCATCTGTTCTCCATTCATTCATTTAAACAGTTTGGCACAATTAGGTGGTGAAACCGTTAAAATTGGTGCTCAAAATTGTCACCAAAATGAAAGTGGCGCTTTTACAGGAGAGACTTCTGCAAAGATGATCAAATCTGTAGGCTGCGAATATGTCATCATCGGACACTCAGAAAGACGTCAGTATTTCGCGGAAACGGATGAGTTATTGGCTCAAAAAACAGTAATCGCTTTACAAAACGGCCTTACGCCACTTTTTTGTATCGGTGAAACTTTAGACGAAAGAAATAACGGAAGTTATTTTGATGTCCTTAAATCTCAATTGGTAAACGGTGTTTTTGGTTTAGAAGCAGCTGATTTTGCTAAAATTGTGATTGCTTACGAACCAGTTTGGGCAATTGGAACAGGCTTGACCGCTTCTTCTGAGCAAGCACAGGAAGTTCATGCTTTTATCCGCGCTGAAATTGCTACTAAATATGGTATTGAAATTGCAGAAGGTACCAGTATTCTTTATGGTGGTAGCTGTAACCCGAAAAATGCAGCAGAATTATTCGCTCAGCCGGATATTGATGGTGGATTGATCGGTGGTGCTTCATTGAAATCAAGAGACTTTACTGACATCGTTAAAACTTTCAATTCTTAA
- a CDS encoding UDP-N-acetylmuramate--L-alanine ligase, giving the protein MRIHFIAIGGSAMHNLAIALHKKGYQVTGSDDVIFEPSVSRLARHGILPEQMGWDASRITADLDAVILGMHALLDNPELLKAQELGLKIYSYPEYIYEQTKDKLRVVIGGSHGKTTITSMILHVLNYYNRDFDYLVGAQLAGFDTMVKVTEEAPLIIIEGDEYLASPIDRRPKFHLYKANIAVISGIAWDHINVFPTFEDYTRQFELFIDTIQPEGKLIYCTADEDLNQLVARSTTNVQKIGYGIPEHEVKDGVTYLLPEHTELNVFGNHNLMNLNAARLVCEALGLNNEQFNAAISSFTGAAKRLEVLIKKDHTNVYKDFAHSPSKLKATIEAVKTQFTERKLVACIELHTFSSLNKEFLAQYRDTMKQADCSVVFIDEETFKHKKIKPFSKFDVQNAFNCNELQFFNNSDELKDYLMSMNFNHTNLLLMSSGNFGGLDLVRLARELTTN; this is encoded by the coding sequence ATGCGCATACATTTTATAGCAATTGGCGGTAGTGCCATGCACAATCTGGCCATTGCCTTACATAAAAAAGGCTACCAGGTAACAGGTTCTGATGATGTTATTTTTGAGCCTTCAGTAAGCAGATTAGCCCGACATGGCATTTTGCCTGAGCAAATGGGCTGGGATGCCAGTAGGATTACAGCGGATCTTGATGCCGTAATTTTAGGAATGCATGCCTTACTGGATAACCCGGAATTGCTGAAAGCTCAGGAATTAGGTCTTAAGATCTACTCTTACCCAGAATATATCTACGAGCAAACTAAGGATAAACTTCGTGTAGTAATCGGTGGTAGCCATGGTAAAACCACGATTACCTCTATGATCCTTCATGTATTAAATTATTATAATCGCGATTTTGATTACCTGGTAGGTGCCCAGCTGGCGGGATTTGATACGATGGTAAAAGTCACAGAAGAAGCTCCGCTCATCATTATTGAAGGCGATGAATACCTAGCTTCTCCAATAGACAGAAGACCAAAATTTCATTTATATAAAGCAAATATTGCAGTAATTAGTGGAATTGCCTGGGACCACATCAATGTTTTCCCAACTTTTGAAGATTATACCCGTCAGTTCGAGTTGTTTATTGATACCATTCAACCGGAAGGAAAATTGATTTACTGTACTGCCGATGAAGATTTAAATCAATTGGTGGCAAGGTCTACGACCAATGTACAGAAAATAGGATACGGGATTCCCGAGCATGAAGTGAAAGATGGTGTAACTTATCTTTTACCTGAACACACAGAGTTAAATGTGTTTGGAAATCATAACTTGATGAACCTCAATGCGGCACGTTTAGTTTGTGAGGCTTTAGGTCTGAATAATGAACAGTTTAATGCTGCAATTTCTTCCTTTACAGGTGCTGCAAAGAGACTGGAAGTATTGATCAAAAAGGACCATACGAACGTTTATAAAGACTTTGCACACTCCCCCTCAAAGTTGAAAGCGACCATAGAAGCTGTGAAAACACAGTTTACGGAAAGGAAATTGGTAGCGTGTATAGAGTTACATACATTTAGTAGTTTGAATAAAGAATTTTTAGCACAATATAGAGATACAATGAAACAAGCTGACTGTTCAGTTGTATTCATTGATGAGGAAACTTTTAAACATAAAAAGATTAAACCATTTAGCAAATTTGATGTACAAAATGCGTTTAATTGTAATGAATTACAGTTTTTTAATAATTCTGACGAATTAAAAGATTACTTAATGAGTATGAATTTTAATCACACAAATTTATTATTAATGAGCTCTGGTAATTTTGGTGGCTTAGATTTGGTGAGATTGGCACGTGAGTTGACTACTAACTAG